A window from Thermomonas aquatica encodes these proteins:
- a CDS encoding response regulator → MALFDFFKRKTKPQPAPAAASPAPVAVAEPQAEPAREEIPDFLPDVGQGVVPEHDGPERRSRSRRNARAGTRILVIDDSPTIVALIKRMLQQNQYQVLEAFDAESGIEIARNEVPDLIFLDIVLPGMDGFNALRTLRRDPATKTVPIIMISGNAQATEQFYVQRIGADDFMKKPFSRAEVFNRIEALLDEDGIPRHGSKPGTRAQAAAANEAAAAAAADDA, encoded by the coding sequence AAGCGCAAGACCAAGCCGCAGCCTGCGCCGGCAGCCGCCAGTCCGGCGCCTGTCGCCGTGGCGGAACCGCAGGCCGAGCCTGCCCGCGAGGAAATCCCGGACTTCCTGCCCGACGTCGGGCAGGGCGTCGTCCCGGAACACGACGGCCCCGAACGCCGCAGCCGCTCGCGCCGCAATGCGCGTGCCGGCACCCGGATCCTGGTGATCGACGATTCGCCGACGATCGTGGCGCTGATCAAGCGCATGCTGCAGCAGAACCAGTACCAGGTGCTGGAAGCGTTCGACGCGGAAAGCGGGATCGAGATCGCCCGCAACGAAGTGCCCGACCTGATCTTCCTCGACATCGTCCTGCCCGGCATGGACGGCTTCAACGCGTTGCGCACCCTGCGCCGCGACCCGGCGACCAAGACCGTGCCGATCATCATGATCAGCGGCAACGCGCAGGCGACCGAACAGTTCTACGTGCAGCGCATCGGCGCCGACGACTTCATGAAGAAGCCGTTCTCGCGCGCCGAGGTGTTCAACCGGATCGAAGCGCTGCTCGACGAGGACGGCATCCCGCGCCACGGCAGCAAGCCCGGCACGCGCGCGCAAGCCGCTGCGGCGAACGAGGCGGCAGCCGCCGCCGCGGCGGACGACGCCTGA
- a CDS encoding serine hydrolase, translating into MSPDAPQLAEFDAFVEAVRKQFDVPGIAVAIVQDGKVVLERGYGVRELGKQAKVDEHTMFAIASNTKAFTAASLNMLQDDGKLKTTDRVIDHLPWFRMSDAYVTREMRIRDLLAHRSGLSLGAGDLLYWPTTTYSTREVAERLKDVPLTGGFREQYAYDNILFGVAQLVVEEASGMPFKQFLSSRIFQPLGMTETRYNSDDLKPGDNVATGHARFDFKDLKPVGTTSWRNVSGAGGLYSSVHDIAKWMNVQLAGGVYAGSGDNAKRLFSEQRQREMWTMLTPIPVGKPSVPELAPTTPNLMGYGQGWNLSDYGGERLVWHTGGWPGQVSRLTLVPGRKLGVIVLTSAELGVAFNAVTYRALDMMLGREGNDWLKAYAASYAKSQADADTSWQKHVAARAAGSTPSLPLAKYAGTYRDPWYGDVIIRQGAKGLEMQFGKTAELLGDIEHWQHDSFIVRWRDRGLNADAFVNFSLDADGGIRELRMQPVSPLTDFSFDFQDLRLAPVATGKK; encoded by the coding sequence ATGTCGCCGGATGCGCCGCAACTGGCCGAATTCGACGCCTTCGTCGAAGCCGTGCGCAAGCAGTTCGACGTGCCCGGCATCGCGGTGGCGATCGTGCAGGACGGCAAGGTGGTGCTGGAGCGCGGTTACGGCGTGCGCGAACTGGGCAAGCAGGCGAAGGTGGACGAACACACCATGTTCGCCATCGCCTCCAACACCAAGGCGTTCACCGCGGCATCGCTGAACATGCTGCAGGACGACGGCAAGCTGAAAACCACGGACCGCGTCATCGACCACCTGCCGTGGTTCCGCATGAGCGATGCCTACGTCACCCGCGAGATGCGCATCCGCGACCTGCTGGCGCACCGCAGCGGCCTGAGCCTGGGCGCGGGCGACCTGCTGTACTGGCCGACCACGACCTATTCCACCCGCGAAGTCGCCGAACGCCTCAAGGACGTGCCGCTGACCGGCGGTTTCCGCGAACAGTACGCCTACGACAACATCCTGTTCGGCGTGGCGCAGCTGGTGGTGGAGGAAGCCTCCGGCATGCCGTTCAAGCAGTTCCTGTCCAGCCGCATCTTCCAGCCGCTGGGGATGACCGAGACCCGCTACAACAGCGACGACCTCAAGCCCGGCGACAACGTGGCGACCGGCCATGCGCGCTTCGATTTCAAGGACCTGAAGCCGGTCGGCACGACCAGCTGGCGCAACGTGTCCGGCGCCGGCGGCCTGTATTCCAGCGTGCACGACATCGCCAAGTGGATGAACGTGCAGCTGGCCGGCGGCGTCTATGCCGGCAGCGGCGACAACGCCAAGCGCCTGTTTTCCGAGCAGCGCCAGCGCGAGATGTGGACGATGCTGACGCCGATCCCGGTCGGCAAGCCGAGCGTGCCGGAACTGGCGCCGACGACGCCGAATCTCATGGGTTACGGGCAGGGCTGGAACCTGTCCGATTACGGCGGCGAGCGGCTGGTCTGGCATACCGGCGGCTGGCCGGGGCAGGTCTCGCGGCTGACCCTGGTGCCGGGCAGGAAGCTGGGGGTGATCGTGCTGACCAGCGCCGAACTCGGCGTGGCCTTCAACGCGGTGACCTACCGCGCGCTGGACATGATGCTGGGTCGCGAAGGCAACGACTGGCTGAAGGCCTATGCGGCTTCGTATGCGAAATCGCAGGCGGATGCCGACACCTCGTGGCAGAAACATGTCGCCGCGCGCGCTGCCGGCAGCACGCCCTCGCTGCCGCTGGCGAAGTACGCCGGCACCTATCGCGACCCGTGGTACGGCGACGTCATCATCCGCCAGGGCGCGAAGGGGCTGGAGATGCAGTTCGGCAAGACCGCCGAGCTGCTGGGCGACATCGAGCACTGGCAGCACGACAGCTTCATCGTGCGCTGGCGCGACCGCGGCCTGAACGCCGATGCCTTCGTCAATTTCTCGCTGGATGCCGACGGCGGGATCCGCGAGCTGCGCATGCAGCCGGTGTCGCCGCTGACCGATTTCAGCTTCGACTTCCAGGACCTGCGGCTGGCGCCGGTGGCGACGGGGAAGAAGTAA
- a CDS encoding NTP/NDP exchange transporter → MPRSFLTRAFNLQDDEALPVAAGFAMFFLLFAGYFMLRPVRETMGITGGVDNLHWLFTGTFFATLAAMPLFGWIAASVQRRRILYWVYGVFAANLLLFAAGFIANPDDVWLARTFYIWLSVFNMIAISLAWSVLVDLFAAAQAKRVFALMAAGASAGGLAGPLLGVALVGIVGHAGLLLLAAILLIGAAFAARAIQHWRDAHPLHAEEAPQRARPLGGNPFEGMTDVLRSPYMLGIALFVVLLASANTFLYIEQARLVEAAFPDKAAQTRVFGLIDATVQALAILSQLFITGRVAQKLGIGVLLAAVPLLIALGFVWLALVPSFGVFVAVMILRRAGEYGFMRPGREMLWTAVTDSAKYKAKNFTDSVVYRAGDMASAWVKSGVDALAATPALAMLVGAGVGVAWAANGYLLARAQARIEAGEAR, encoded by the coding sequence ATGCCGCGCAGCTTCCTGACCCGCGCCTTCAACCTGCAGGACGACGAAGCCCTGCCGGTCGCGGCCGGCTTCGCGATGTTCTTCCTGCTGTTCGCCGGCTATTTCATGCTGCGCCCGGTGCGCGAGACGATGGGCATCACCGGCGGCGTCGACAACCTGCACTGGCTGTTCACCGGCACCTTCTTCGCGACGCTGGCGGCGATGCCGCTGTTCGGCTGGATCGCCGCCAGCGTGCAGCGGCGGCGGATCCTGTACTGGGTGTACGGCGTGTTCGCCGCCAACCTGCTGCTGTTCGCCGCCGGCTTCATCGCCAACCCCGACGACGTCTGGCTGGCGCGCACGTTCTACATCTGGCTGTCGGTGTTCAACATGATCGCCATCTCGCTGGCGTGGAGCGTGCTGGTCGACCTGTTCGCCGCCGCACAGGCCAAGCGCGTGTTCGCGCTGATGGCAGCGGGGGCCAGCGCCGGCGGGCTGGCCGGTCCGCTGCTCGGGGTCGCGCTGGTCGGGATCGTCGGCCATGCCGGGCTGTTGCTGCTGGCCGCGATCCTGCTCATCGGCGCGGCCTTCGCCGCGCGCGCGATCCAGCACTGGCGCGACGCGCATCCGCTGCACGCGGAGGAAGCCCCGCAACGCGCACGGCCGCTGGGCGGCAATCCGTTCGAGGGCATGACCGACGTGCTGCGCTCGCCGTACATGCTCGGCATCGCCCTGTTCGTGGTGCTGTTGGCCAGCGCCAACACCTTCCTCTACATCGAACAGGCGCGGCTGGTCGAAGCGGCGTTCCCGGACAAGGCCGCGCAGACCCGGGTGTTCGGCCTGATCGACGCCACGGTGCAGGCGCTCGCCATCCTCTCGCAGCTGTTCATTACCGGCCGGGTGGCGCAGAAGCTCGGCATCGGCGTGCTGCTGGCGGCGGTGCCGCTGCTGATCGCGCTCGGTTTCGTGTGGCTGGCGCTGGTGCCGAGCTTCGGCGTGTTCGTGGCGGTGATGATCCTGCGCCGCGCCGGCGAGTACGGCTTCATGCGCCCCGGCCGCGAAATGCTGTGGACCGCGGTCACCGACAGCGCCAAGTACAAGGCGAAGAACTTCACCGACAGCGTGGTCTATCGCGCCGGCGACATGGCCAGTGCGTGGGTGAAGAGCGGCGTGGACGCGCTGGCCGCGACCCCCGCGCTGGCGATGCTGGTCGGCGCCGGCGTGGGCGTGGCGTGGGCGGCGAACGGCTACCTGCTGGCGCGCGCGCAGGCGCGGATCGAGGCCGGCGAGGCGCGCTAG
- a CDS encoding TfoX/Sxy family protein, producing MSREYLDYLHDLFSAFAAVTTRAMFGGHGVYRDGVIVAIVIDEAIYLKVDAETRAAFEAAGCEPFVYEAKGKAVPMSYWSVPEDALDSPQEFRPWAQRAWEAALRKPKPKPKKAAAKKAAKKAVKKTRG from the coding sequence ATGAGCCGCGAATACCTCGACTACCTGCACGACCTGTTCTCCGCGTTCGCCGCGGTGACCACCCGGGCGATGTTCGGCGGGCATGGCGTGTACCGTGACGGCGTGATCGTCGCCATCGTGATCGACGAGGCGATCTACCTGAAGGTGGACGCGGAAACCCGCGCCGCGTTCGAGGCCGCGGGCTGCGAGCCCTTCGTGTACGAAGCGAAGGGCAAGGCGGTGCCGATGAGCTACTGGTCGGTGCCGGAAGATGCGCTGGATTCGCCGCAGGAGTTCCGGCCATGGGCGCAGCGTGCGTGGGAGGCGGCCTTGCGCAAGCCGAAGCCGAAACCGAAGAAGGCGGCCGCGAAAAAGGCGGCGAAGAAGGCGGTGAAGAAAACGCGCGGCTAG
- a CDS encoding DMT family transporter, with product MSDANTTRALWQIHLCVLLWGFTAILGKLITLPALPLVWWRMLIVIVALALLPRVWRGIRAMPARTRWAYAGIGALVALHWLTFYGAIKLSNASVAATCIAFATPMTALVEPLLTRQKFQPRDLLLGVASLPGIWLVVGGVPAGMHAGIVAGVASALLVALFGTLNKRMVDGGDPLTVTALELGAGTLTLTLLAPLMPVLVPAFAGPLLVLPSAIDGFWLVLLALACTLFPFALCLVALRHLSAFTAQLSVNLEPIYAIVLAAVIFGEQQELSPKFYLGVAIILGVVFAQGLLAGRGKQQHPEHAELLGVSESKQVAD from the coding sequence ATGTCCGATGCCAACACCACCCGCGCCCTCTGGCAGATCCACCTGTGCGTGCTGCTGTGGGGCTTCACCGCGATCCTGGGCAAGCTGATCACCCTGCCCGCGTTGCCGCTGGTGTGGTGGCGGATGCTGATCGTGATCGTCGCGCTGGCGCTGCTGCCGCGCGTGTGGCGCGGGATCCGGGCGATGCCGGCGCGCACGCGCTGGGCCTATGCCGGGATCGGCGCGTTGGTCGCGCTGCACTGGCTCACGTTCTATGGCGCGATCAAGTTGTCGAACGCCTCGGTCGCCGCCACCTGCATCGCCTTCGCCACGCCGATGACCGCGCTGGTGGAGCCGCTGCTGACCCGGCAGAAATTCCAGCCGCGCGACCTGCTGCTCGGCGTGGCCTCGCTGCCCGGGATCTGGCTGGTGGTCGGCGGGGTGCCGGCGGGCATGCACGCGGGGATCGTCGCCGGCGTGGCCTCGGCGCTGCTGGTGGCGCTGTTCGGCACCCTCAACAAGCGCATGGTCGATGGCGGCGATCCGCTGACGGTGACCGCGCTGGAACTCGGTGCGGGCACGTTGACCCTGACCCTGCTCGCACCGCTGATGCCGGTCCTGGTGCCCGCCTTCGCCGGCCCGCTGCTGGTGCTGCCGTCGGCGATCGACGGCTTCTGGCTGGTGCTGCTGGCGCTGGCCTGCACCCTGTTCCCGTTCGCGCTGTGCCTGGTCGCGCTGCGCCACCTGAGCGCGTTCACCGCGCAGTTGTCGGTGAACCTGGAGCCGATCTACGCCATCGTGCTGGCGGCGGTCATCTTCGGCGAGCAGCAGGAACTCAGCCCGAAGTTCTACCTCGGCGTGGCGATCATCCTCGGCGTGGTGTTCGCCCAGGGCCTGCTGGCCGGCCGGGGCAAGCAGCAACACCCGGAACACGCCGAACTGCTGGGCGTGAGCGAATCCAAGCAGGTTGCTGACTGA
- a CDS encoding ExeA family protein yields MYLSYYGLHEPPFSITPDPRFVHLSERHRDALAHLLFGIDKGGGGGFVQLTGEVGTGKTTLSRLLLEQLPEDARIALVLNPRQNAVELLETIGEELHIDIEGRRGSSKSLVDALNAHLLDAYAKGLRVVLLIDEAQNLPADALEQVRLLTNLETDTQKLLQILLLGQPELREMVARPELRQLAQRITARYHLTPLDAKETGEYLRHRWRVAGGQKFPFEAKAVQRMHQRSGGVPRLLNVIAERALLAGYARDAAAIDARLVEAAADEVLPPAAARRWWPWLAAAAGIAAIALAAMQWRAAPPAPSLPVASATAAAQPSSAKPASARIETLDAGALTQLLGATGDTPLPAWQALLALWKLPADSITVDPAGPCTAAAQTDVHCVQGRASLTTLLALDRPQLLRLQDGGASAWALLLGADPRKVRLRIGTRTFDLDRMLLQSRWNGDYAGLWRGPAALSAPLRLDQSGPAVDWLRRQLSPTGNAAPGTPYDAALRAQVTNLQAARGLPADGIAGPLTLMALADEPPGPRLLRVLD; encoded by the coding sequence ATGTATCTCAGCTACTACGGCCTGCACGAGCCGCCGTTCTCGATCACCCCGGATCCGCGCTTCGTGCACCTCAGCGAACGCCACCGCGATGCGTTGGCGCACCTGCTGTTCGGCATCGACAAGGGCGGCGGCGGCGGTTTCGTCCAGCTCACCGGCGAGGTCGGCACCGGCAAGACCACGCTCAGCCGGCTGCTGCTGGAGCAGTTGCCGGAGGACGCGCGGATCGCGCTGGTGCTCAACCCGCGGCAGAACGCGGTCGAACTGCTGGAGACGATCGGCGAAGAACTGCACATCGACATCGAAGGCAGGCGCGGTTCGAGCAAGTCGCTGGTCGATGCGCTCAATGCCCACCTGCTCGATGCCTATGCGAAGGGATTGCGCGTCGTCCTGCTGATCGACGAGGCGCAGAACCTGCCGGCCGACGCGCTGGAACAGGTGCGCCTGCTCACCAACCTGGAAACCGACACCCAGAAACTGCTGCAGATCCTGCTGCTCGGCCAGCCGGAACTGCGCGAGATGGTGGCCCGGCCGGAACTGCGCCAGCTGGCCCAGCGCATCACCGCGCGCTACCACCTGACCCCGCTCGACGCCAAGGAAACCGGCGAATACCTGCGCCACCGCTGGCGCGTGGCCGGCGGACAGAAGTTCCCGTTCGAGGCGAAGGCGGTGCAGCGCATGCACCAGCGTTCCGGCGGGGTGCCGCGCCTGCTCAACGTGATCGCCGAGCGCGCCCTGCTCGCCGGCTATGCGCGCGATGCCGCCGCGATCGACGCCAGGCTGGTCGAAGCCGCGGCCGATGAAGTCTTGCCGCCCGCCGCCGCGCGGCGCTGGTGGCCGTGGCTGGCCGCGGCCGCGGGCATCGCCGCGATCGCACTGGCGGCGATGCAGTGGCGCGCGGCGCCTCCCGCACCGAGCTTGCCCGTCGCCAGCGCGACGGCCGCGGCGCAGCCATCATCGGCCAAGCCCGCCAGCGCGCGCATCGAAACACTCGACGCCGGCGCCTTGACCCAATTGCTGGGCGCCACCGGCGATACCCCGCTGCCCGCATGGCAGGCATTGCTCGCGCTGTGGAAGCTGCCCGCGGACAGCATCACCGTCGATCCCGCCGGCCCGTGCACCGCAGCCGCGCAAACCGACGTGCACTGCGTGCAGGGACGCGCCTCGCTGACCACCTTGCTGGCGCTGGACCGGCCGCAGCTGCTGCGCCTGCAGGACGGCGGCGCCAGTGCCTGGGCGCTGCTGCTGGGCGCGGATCCGCGCAAGGTGCGCCTGCGCATCGGCACACGCACGTTCGACCTCGACCGCATGCTGCTGCAATCGCGCTGGAACGGCGATTACGCCGGCCTGTGGCGCGGGCCGGCAGCCCTCTCCGCCCCGCTGCGGCTCGACCAGTCCGGCCCGGCGGTGGACTGGCTGCGGCGGCAACTGTCGCCCACCGGCAATGCCGCGCCGGGCACGCCCTACGATGCCGCGCTGCGCGCCCAGGTGACCAACCTGCAAGCGGCGCGCGGCCTGCCGGCGGACGGCATCGCCGGCCCGCTCACCCTGATGGCGCTGGCCGACGAGCCGCCCGGCCCGCGCCTGCTGCGCGTACTGGACTGA
- a CDS encoding general secretion pathway protein GspB: protein MSLILEALRKSEAERRRGSTPDVAMELPPVPIPRTPATRPWLLPAIAFAAVALLAGWWWSQRAAARADDTRPVAVAPLAEPRIEAPAPPVVVARPAPPPVTPAAPAAATIEAAPPVAAPAAPPVRPLPVPPPPPARVERTDVADIDSTAMPPVKLSMHMWDEAPGKRFVILNGQRMGEGDRNGEVTVVAIERDGVVVERNGQRARVPLP, encoded by the coding sequence ATGTCGTTGATCCTCGAAGCCCTGCGCAAGTCCGAAGCCGAACGCCGGCGCGGCAGCACGCCGGACGTGGCGATGGAACTGCCGCCTGTCCCGATCCCGCGGACACCGGCGACCCGGCCGTGGCTGCTGCCGGCCATCGCGTTCGCCGCGGTCGCCTTGCTCGCCGGATGGTGGTGGTCGCAGCGCGCCGCAGCGCGTGCGGACGACACGCGGCCCGTCGCCGTGGCGCCCCTTGCCGAACCACGGATCGAAGCGCCTGCGCCGCCGGTGGTGGTCGCAAGGCCGGCACCGCCGCCGGTCACGCCGGCAGCGCCCGCAGCGGCCACCATCGAAGCAGCGCCGCCGGTCGCCGCGCCGGCAGCGCCGCCGGTGCGACCGCTGCCGGTGCCTCCGCCCCCGCCCGCGCGGGTCGAGCGGACCGACGTCGCCGACATCGACAGCACCGCGATGCCGCCGGTCAAGCTGAGCATGCACATGTGGGACGAAGCGCCGGGCAAGCGCTTCGTCATCCTCAACGGCCAGCGCATGGGCGAAGGCGACCGCAACGGCGAAGTCACCGTGGTCGCGATCGAACGCGACGGCGTGGTGGTGGAACGCAACGGCCAGCGCGCGCGCGTGCCCTTGCCCTAG
- a CDS encoding VOC family protein — translation MLAYATLGTKDLPKAAAFYDEVLGVLGARRFMEEPDYFIAWGNSETGAGLGITYPFDKQAASVGNGTMVALQGDSRAQVDAVHAKALELGGTDEGAPGQRWPGFYAAYFRDLDGNKLNCCYMGE, via the coding sequence ATGCTCGCCTACGCCACCCTGGGCACCAAGGATCTGCCGAAAGCCGCCGCCTTCTACGACGAAGTGCTGGGCGTGCTCGGCGCCAGGCGCTTCATGGAGGAGCCGGACTACTTCATCGCCTGGGGCAATTCGGAAACCGGCGCCGGGCTCGGCATCACCTATCCGTTCGACAAGCAGGCCGCCAGCGTCGGCAACGGCACCATGGTGGCGCTGCAGGGCGACAGCCGCGCGCAGGTGGATGCGGTGCATGCGAAGGCGCTGGAGCTTGGCGGCACCGACGAAGGCGCGCCCGGGCAACGCTGGCCGGGCTTCTATGCCGCGTATTTCCGCGACCTCGACGGCAACAAGCTCAACTGCTGCTACATGGGCGAGTGA
- a CDS encoding RNA-binding S4 domain-containing protein: MQTIDFELDRDFVELNQLLKLAGLCDSGGAGKQLVASGAVSVDGVREERKTAKIRAGQRVRVDDIEIRVMAAS; the protein is encoded by the coding sequence ATGCAGACCATCGATTTCGAACTCGACCGCGACTTCGTCGAACTCAACCAGCTGCTGAAGCTGGCCGGCCTGTGCGATTCCGGCGGCGCCGGCAAGCAGTTGGTCGCCAGCGGCGCTGTCTCCGTCGACGGCGTGCGCGAGGAACGCAAGACCGCCAAGATCCGCGCCGGCCAGCGGGTACGGGTGGACGACATCGAAATCCGGGTGATGGCCGCATCCTGA
- a CDS encoding sigma-70 family RNA polymerase sigma factor → MDTIAATMTASNRHAVFSDLLQRHRGIVFKVANTYARRAEDRDDLAQEIAAQLWHAYPRYDPARSFSTWMYRVALNVAISHVRAQSVRGRHDAVPLDEGIHDIADATASDHERDQHIRLLQDFIRRQAPLDRALLLLYLDDRPQREIAEILGIGESNVSTKIGRLKQRIRDEL, encoded by the coding sequence ATGGATACGATTGCCGCCACCATGACCGCAAGCAACCGCCATGCAGTCTTCAGCGACCTGCTGCAGCGGCATCGCGGGATCGTGTTCAAGGTCGCCAACACCTACGCACGGCGGGCCGAGGATCGCGACGACCTGGCGCAGGAGATCGCCGCGCAGCTCTGGCATGCGTACCCGCGCTACGACCCGGCGCGCAGCTTCAGCACCTGGATGTACCGGGTGGCGTTGAACGTGGCGATCAGCCATGTGCGCGCGCAGTCCGTGCGCGGGCGCCACGATGCGGTGCCGCTGGACGAAGGCATCCACGACATTGCCGATGCGACGGCAAGCGACCACGAACGCGACCAGCACATCCGCCTCCTGCAGGATTTCATCCGGCGGCAGGCGCCGCTCGATCGCGCGCTGCTGCTGCTCTATCTCGATGATCGCCCGCAGCGCGAGATCGCCGAGATCCTCGGCATCGGCGAAAGCAACGTCTCCACCAAGATCGGGCGCCTCAAGCAGCGCATCCGCGACGAACTCTGA
- a CDS encoding serine/threonine protein kinase, with protein MDTTMELDDFKSAWQAIDRRLELDNRLKLHDLRERTLHKARGSLRPLFWGQVAQILFAIPFILLAALLWMSQPAHASTIFAGVLVHAYGVLTIIGAGVVLGQIGRIDHALPVLEIQKQLLRARTLYIRSGMVAGLPWWFLWVAILQVLAGLGDGDLLAKAPSLVWSGYGIGIAGLLATWWFHRWARRPERAEFGRKMDDSLTGGSLRKALAQLDELKRFEQE; from the coding sequence ATGGACACCACGATGGAACTCGACGACTTCAAATCCGCCTGGCAGGCCATCGACCGCCGCCTCGAACTGGACAACCGCCTCAAGTTGCACGACCTGCGCGAACGCACCCTGCACAAGGCGCGCGGCAGCCTGCGCCCGCTGTTCTGGGGGCAGGTCGCGCAGATCCTGTTCGCCATCCCCTTCATCCTGCTGGCCGCGCTGCTGTGGATGAGCCAGCCGGCGCATGCCTCCACCATCTTCGCCGGCGTGCTGGTGCATGCCTACGGCGTGCTCACCATCATCGGCGCCGGCGTGGTGCTGGGGCAGATCGGCAGGATCGACCATGCGCTGCCGGTGCTCGAGATCCAGAAGCAATTGCTGCGCGCACGCACGCTGTACATCCGCAGCGGCATGGTGGCCGGCCTGCCGTGGTGGTTCCTGTGGGTCGCGATCCTGCAGGTGCTGGCCGGCCTCGGCGACGGCGACCTGCTGGCGAAGGCGCCGTCGCTGGTGTGGAGCGGCTACGGCATCGGCATCGCCGGCCTGCTCGCCACCTGGTGGTTCCATCGCTGGGCGCGTCGCCCGGAACGCGCCGAGTTCGGCAGGAAGATGGACGACAGCCTGACCGGCGGCAGCCTGCGCAAGGCGCTGGCGCAGTTGGACGAACTCAAGCGCTTCGAGCAGGAATGA
- a CDS encoding VOC family protein: MSLYKPRHITAMAHVRDVAASVAWYEKLGFAMEHRYAPEGEPCWAWLSSGPGGAQLMLTKANPPVDPHSQGVLFYLYYDDVQAAHAQAGAAGFRPGELSYPFYCPKGEFRLTDPDGYCLVCTHAG; this comes from the coding sequence ATGTCCCTGTACAAGCCCCGCCACATCACCGCGATGGCGCATGTGAGGGACGTGGCCGCGTCGGTGGCCTGGTACGAAAAACTCGGCTTCGCGATGGAACACCGATACGCGCCGGAGGGCGAGCCGTGCTGGGCCTGGCTGTCCTCGGGCCCGGGCGGCGCGCAACTGATGCTGACCAAGGCCAACCCGCCGGTCGACCCGCACAGCCAGGGCGTGCTGTTCTACCTTTACTACGACGACGTGCAGGCGGCGCATGCGCAGGCCGGCGCGGCCGGGTTCCGGCCTGGCGAATTGAGCTATCCCTTCTACTGCCCCAAGGGCGAATTCCGCCTGACCGATCCGGATGGCTACTGCCTGGTGTGCACGCACGCAGGATGA
- a CDS encoding polysaccharide pyruvyl transferase family protein, producing the protein MFVDMRLLYAPDTADHPNWGCRFMGDWYRQALLGLDGVRLRRLGSRWFFSGDSKVPAPLTWPDLQAIARDVREGRSEGLADVLPPLAGCDLVFMNGENFIRPGTLKGRRLLMLAYLAKAVFAKPVMLVNLSLDLSEPALAELVAQVLPLLDEVHIREDVSAAQYRALVADARFLQFADVGWTAAPAPLAAWRALAGRSGHFNAWPDHCAAFDAGQPYVTVSASSAFAHAGPGGDPSDAFIGLCRRLAAEIAQVVLVAPCEVDAAIMRKVQAATGLPLLGLNLPVAQGIDVLGNARAHVGGRWHPGIFAATGGTPLVAIGANTHKMAALMQQLHPGEPVFDARGLAGQVDAIVDRAKAQLAAGPELRARLSQRAAEMRARVAGSLAFVEARLAAARAEIQAPSRPT; encoded by the coding sequence ATGTTCGTGGACATGAGGCTGCTCTACGCACCGGACACCGCCGACCACCCCAATTGGGGCTGCCGTTTCATGGGCGACTGGTACCGGCAAGCGCTGCTCGGCCTCGACGGCGTGCGCCTGCGCCGCCTCGGCAGCCGCTGGTTCTTCAGCGGGGACAGCAAGGTGCCCGCGCCGCTGACATGGCCGGACCTGCAGGCGATCGCCCGGGACGTGCGTGAAGGTCGCAGCGAGGGGCTCGCGGACGTGTTGCCGCCGCTCGCCGGTTGCGACCTGGTGTTCATGAACGGCGAGAACTTCATCCGCCCGGGCACCCTGAAGGGGCGTCGCCTGCTGATGCTGGCCTACCTGGCCAAGGCGGTGTTCGCCAAGCCGGTGATGCTGGTCAACCTCAGCCTGGACCTGTCCGAACCCGCATTGGCGGAACTGGTGGCGCAGGTGCTGCCGCTGCTCGACGAGGTGCACATCCGCGAAGATGTCTCCGCCGCGCAGTATCGCGCGCTGGTCGCGGACGCGCGCTTCCTGCAGTTCGCCGACGTGGGCTGGACCGCCGCCCCGGCGCCGCTCGCGGCATGGCGCGCGCTGGCCGGCCGCAGCGGCCACTTCAACGCCTGGCCCGACCACTGCGCCGCGTTCGATGCCGGCCAGCCGTACGTGACCGTGAGCGCCAGCTCGGCGTTCGCCCATGCCGGGCCGGGCGGCGATCCAAGCGATGCCTTCATCGGCTTGTGCCGGCGCCTGGCGGCGGAGATCGCGCAGGTGGTGCTGGTCGCTCCCTGCGAAGTCGACGCGGCGATCATGCGCAAGGTGCAGGCCGCCACGGGCCTGCCCTTGCTCGGCTTGAACCTGCCGGTGGCGCAGGGCATCGACGTGCTCGGCAACGCGCGCGCGCACGTCGGCGGGCGCTGGCATCCCGGCATCTTCGCCGCGACCGGCGGCACGCCCTTGGTCGCGATCGGCGCCAACACGCACAAGATGGCCGCGCTCATGCAGCAGCTGCATCCCGGCGAACCGGTGTTCGATGCGCGCGGCCTGGCGGGCCAGGTCGACGCCATCGTCGATCGCGCCAAGGCGCAGCTCGCGGCGGGGCCGGAATTGCGCGCGCGGCTGTCGCAGCGGGCGGCGGAGATGCGCGCGCGGGTCGCGGGCAGCCTCGCATTCGTGGAAGCGCGGCTCGCGGCCGCGCGCGCGGAAATCCAGGCGCCGTCGCGGCCGACCTAG